A stretch of the Salmo salar chromosome ssa20, Ssal_v3.1, whole genome shotgun sequence genome encodes the following:
- the LOC106580579 gene encoding LOW QUALITY PROTEIN: adipocyte enhancer-binding protein 1 (The sequence of the model RefSeq protein was modified relative to this genomic sequence to represent the inferred CDS: inserted 1 base in 1 codon) yields MGGHTAVVCLVLLGLCCVLLLRGGENAGGIVSIGQAVEDRGMDGGMESQDEPAKEQELTETQRQTGNAKRATEEEAVPARVRRAPEEEEGKGKKKKGKKDKKNKESKADKKLKDKGGRRGKAPTTPPPTTTTLPPTTTTEVYTEPAPTEPDPYPDFPYLDSEDDYWNPDDDKPATPKTDSEDEYWNPDDDKPATPKTDSEDEYWNPDDDKPATPKTDSEDEYWNPDDDKPATPETDSEDEYWNPDDDKPATPETDSEDEYWNPDDDKPATPETDSEDEYWNPDDDKPATPEIDSEDEYWNPDDDKPATPETDSEDDYWKGEEEEPAGPVVDPENDYWKGEDPTATHTPLVVDGEVDTGDEDYWEAKYEVPENLPFPDGKEVVPTEKDDLSYAVTEDSITPPPTYESPWYEEYDYGYSGGETKKQEEEEERERQRKEKEREDRERAQQRREEEDREKAKKKPPVFKEPKKCPPLGMESHRIESDQLLASSMSHHRYSQGRARLNMQASEDEEDMRGGAWCPNQEDNIHWFEIDARRATEFTGIITQGRDSRNESDFVTSYYVQFSNDSREWTTMNDGYSDWLFFGNSDKDTPVLNQLAEPILARYIRVIPQSWNGSCCMRLEVLGCPLPDPTSAYQRLQNEVTPVQYLDFRHHNYSDMVTLMKSVSEECPNITSMYSLGRSSNGLDIVAMVISGNPTEHEIGEPEFRYTAGLHGNEATGREMVLLLMQYLCKEYRDGNPRVRRLVEGIRTHLVPSLNPDGQEKALIAGSELSGWTTGHWTEDGHDIFHNFPDLNSVLWEAEDKGMVPKLXPNHHVKIPADSVGDDKIAVETQAIISWMENHPFVLGANFQGGERVVAYPYDNHRLTKAASTSERDRAHSRKKRQYEDEYDRGTDWDRGYDREEPEDDDRNRGYQEPEEDRWNRGYQQPEEDRWNRGYQEPEEDRQNRGYQQPEEDRWNRGYQQPEEDRWNRGYQEPEEDRWNRGYQQPEEEWRGHGYGHREEEEEDDRGGHQEAEPEDEPRTTADASFFRWLAISYASTHLSMTYTSHGSCHSDDITGGVGIINRAKWKPITGSMNDFSYLHTNCLELSVFLGCDKFPHQTELVIEWEKNREAMLTFMEQVHRGIRGVVKDKEGNPITNATVSVEGVNHDVTTAVTGDYWRLLNPGEYRVTVRAEGFTPLTKLCVVGYEPGPTTCSFNLAKSNWDRIKQIMALHGNKPIRLLSHGNGGTRRNTASNGNSRVVHNNGAAANEPETIRMRQQKRRLGRLRRLRQQKLMRLTTTLPPTTTPVPTTTEAEPTTAWYDSWLIGEGQTSAPEGFTDSILDYNYEIDDY; encoded by the exons CCCGGGTCAGGAGAGCcccagaggaggaggaaggcaaAGGGAAGAAAAAAAAGGGCAAGAAGGACAAGAAGAACAAGGAGTCTAAAGCAGACAAAAAGCTGAAGGACAAGGGAGGCCGCCGCGGCAAAGCACCAACAACTCCACCACcgaccactaccacactaccaccgaCCACTACCACAGAGGTGTACACAGAACCAG CTCCCACAGAACCTGACCCCTACCCGGACTTCCCCTATTTAGACAGCG AGGATGACTACTGGAACCCTGATGATGATAAGCCAGCCACCCCAAAGACTGACTCAGAGGATGAGTACTGGAACCCTGATGATGATAAGCCAGCCACCCCAAAGACTGACTCAGAGGATGAGTACTGGAACCCTGATGATGATAAGCCAGCCACCCCAAAGACTGACTCAGAGGATGAGTACTGGAACCCTGATGATGATAAGCCAGCCACCCCAGAGACTGACTCAGAGGATGAGTACTGGAACCCTGATGATGATAAGCCAGCCACCCCAGAGACTGACTCAGAGGATGAGTACTGGAACCCTGATGATGATAAGCCAGCCACCCCAGAGACTGACTCAGAGGATGAGTACTGGAACCCAGATGATGATAAGCCAGCCACCCCAGAGATTGACTCAGAGGATGAGTACTGGAACCCTGATGATGATAAGCCAGCCACCCCAGAGACTGACTCAGAGGATGACTactggaagggagaggaggaggagcctgcaGGCCCAGTGGTCGACCCAGAAAATGACTATTGGAAGGGAGAGGACCCGACGGCCACACACACCCCTCTTGTGGTGGATGGAGAGGTGGACACGGGAGATGAAGACTACTGGGAAGCCAAAT ATGAGGTGCCCGAGAATCTTCCTTTCCCTGACGGTAAAGAGGTCGTCCCCACAGAGAAAGACGACTTGAGCTACGCTGTCACAG AGGATTCTATTACACCACCACCTACCTATGAAAGCCCATGGTACGAGGAGTATGACTATGGATATAGTGGTGGAGaga CGAAaaaacaggaggaagaggaggagagggagagacaaaggaaagaaaaggagagagaggatagag AGAGAGCTcagcagaggagggaggaggaagataggGAAAAAGCCAAGAAGAAACCACCCGTATTCAAAGAGCCCAAAA AGTGTCCTCCACTGGGTATGGAGTCTCACAGGATAGAATCAGACCAGCTgctggcctcctccatgtctcaccACCGTTACAGCCAGGGCAGGGCACGGCTCAACATGCAG GCTTCAGAGGATGAGGAGGACATGCGTGGTGGGGCGTGGTGTCCTAACCAAGAGGACAACATTCACTGGTTTGAGATTGACGCTCGCAGAGCAACAGAGTTTACTGGGATCATAACACAAGGACGAGACTCACGCAAtga GAGTGACTTTGTGACATCGTACTATGTGCAATTCAGTAATGACAGCAGAGAATGGACGACCATGAATGACGGTTACTCTGACTGG ttgttCTTTGGTAACTCTGATAAGGACACCCCAGTGCTGAATCAGTTAGCTGAGCCCATACTAGCTCGCTACATCAGAGTCATCCCTCAGAGCTGGAACGGCAGTTGCTGTATGAGGCTGGAGGTGCTGGGATGCCCACTGCCTG ACCCCACCAGTGCCTACCAGAGGTTGCAGAATGAGGTGACTCCAGTCCAGTACCTGGACTTCAGACATCACAACTACTCAGATATGGTCACG ctgaTGAAGTCTGTGTCTGAGGAGTGTCCCAACATCACCAGTATGTACAGCCTGGGCCGCAGCTCCAATGGACTAGACATCGTGGCCATGGTGATATCAGGCAACCCCACAGAACACGAGATAG GTGAGCCAGAGTTCCGATACACGGCTGGTCTCCATGGAAATGAGGCGACAGGGCGGGAGATGGTTCTTCTTCTGATGCAGTACCTTTGTAAGGAGTACAGAGACGGCAACCCCAGAGTGCGCCGCCTGGTGGAGGGAATACGTACCCACCTGGTGCCCTCTCTGAATCCTGACGGACAGGAGAAGGCCCTCATAGCG GGTTCAGAGCTGAGTGGTTGGACCACAGGCCACTGGACGGAGGACGGCCATGACATCTTCCACAACTTCCCTGACCTGAACAGTGTTCTGTGGGAGGCAGAGGACAAGGGTATGGTGCCCAAAC ACCCCAATCACCATGTCAAGATCCCTGCTGACTCCGTGGGGGACGACAAG ATAGCTGTGGAGACTCAAGCCATCATCTCGTGGATGGAGAACCACCCGTTTGTACTGGGGGCCAACTtccagggaggggagagggtagtGGCCTACCCCTACGACAACCACCGCCTAACCAAGGCCGCCAGCaccagcgagagagacagggcacACAGCCGCAAGAAGAGACA GTACGAGGACGAGTATGACAGAGGGACAGATTGGGATAGGGGCTACGACCGTGAGGAGCCAGAGGATGATGATAGAAACAGGGGATACCAGGAACCAGAAGAGGACCGTTGGAACAGGGGATACCAGCAGCCGGAAGAGGACCGTTGGAACAGGGGATACCAGGAACCAGAAGAGGACAGGCAGAACAGGGGATACCAGCAGCCGGAAGAGGACCGTTGGAACAGGGGATACCAGCAGCCGGAAGAGGACCGGTGGAACAGGGGATACCAGGAGCCGGAAGAGGACCGGTGGAACAGGGGATACCAGCAGccggaggaggagtggagggggcaTGGCTATGGCCacagggaagaggaagaggaggatgacagaGGGGGACATCAGGAAGCAGAGCCTGAGGATGAACCCAGGACCACAGCAGACGCCTCCTTTTTCAG GTGGTTGGCTATCTCCTATGCCTCCACTCACCTGTCGATGACatacacttcccacggctcctgTCACAGCGATGACATCACTGGCGGCGTCGGAATCATCAACCGTGCCAAGTGGAAGCCCATCACAGGAA GTATGAATGACTTCAGCTACCTGCACACTAACTGTCTGGAGCTGTCAGTGTTCCTGGGCTGTGATAAGTTCCCTCATCAGACTGAGCTGGTCATTGAGtgggagaagaacagagaggcCATGCTCACCTTCATGGAGCAg GTACATCGTGGGATCAGGGGCGTGGTGAAAGACAAAGAGGGGAACCCCATCACTAATGCCACAGTGTCTGTAGAGGGGGTCAACCATGATGTCACTACAG CTGTAACAGGGGACTACTGGCGCTTGTTGAACCCAGGTGAGTACCGTGTGACGGTGCGGGCAGAAGGCTTCACCCCCCTGACCAAGCTGTGTGTGGTGGGCTACGAGCCAGGGCCAACTACCTGTAGCTTTAACCTGGCCAAGTCCAACTGGGACCGCATCAAACAG ATCATGGCCCTGCACGGCAACAAGCCCATCCGCCTGCTCAGCCACGGCAACGGTGGAACACGACGGAACACCGCCTCCAACGGTAACAGCCGTGTGGTGCATAACAACGGCGCTGCCGCCAATGAACCCGAGACGATTCGCATGCGCCAGCAAAAGCGGAGGCTCGGCCGCCTCCGTCGTCTACGACAACAGAAACTGATGAGATTGACAACGACTTTGCCCCCGACAACCACGCCGGTTCCCACGACAACAGAGGCGGAGCCCACCACTGCCTGGTACGACTCGTGGCTCATAGGAGAGGGGCAAACATCGGCGCCAGAAGGTTTCACAGACTCCATCTTGGATTACAACTACGAGATCGACGATTACTAA